From Arachis stenosperma cultivar V10309 chromosome 2, arast.V10309.gnm1.PFL2, whole genome shotgun sequence, one genomic window encodes:
- the LOC130961093 gene encoding uncharacterized protein LOC130961093: MNSSKTEEEDLFLPDHHQIPPSTTTTTTATTYPSTFSLLFPPSPSPSHSPPSHSSSDHSPPHSPRPQAQDQDQDQDQDHHSKTLSSSSFFISPEPHISSQFYTFNPESHSLMIHSLLHHRLPSAAEIVAATPRSVLKSWRTVWKDRNEETAYLTAWKRIQDKLQTHLDPNGNPFLCFKNNTNQFVSHINQWQDIVMSSHGDTDLRHFSLKETIERIKQMWTVGAKFYGIPESYIRVCVAACPVCSSGEGGGGGGGGGGAGSRSKRRRFEYTESFDVPAKEVPSRLQQLATKHKVVLCIRQKYIRYKPFMAEVKDYACHRAGEPAAKKSKVLKREPYASKRCGCGFRIRAIVPITNYNEKDKSFVYQEEGMAVFKLYAVHSGHEPGPLDGNARIMHRVVGHKGGYLMDQENVYGVSEDMESEGFGLIRGNDDGDLQFSVLQQVQELRTEVAMLEGKVSKIPGELLGSVSRELFDIVNKIRSIGEIEGLKPIGLISDKSHEDDVLVGDNDLTNWSNHHDRIYGDGKDTELIEDDEDSFGRTLGEVVSWDHMRADCRSQKDLISDSCKPEKWLKCSDFDEKGILDCEDTKLTKPMRHDESIVSDVGGLSCIQVDSFYQDNTKWYDSPCGLDTGADCGDSGFCHEEIL, from the coding sequence ATGAATTCAAGCAAAACAGAGGAAGAAGACCTCTTCCTCCCGGACCACCACCAGATCCCAccttccaccaccaccaccaccaccgccaCCACCTACCCCTCCACCTTCTCCCTCCTTTTCCCTCCATCCCCATCCCCTTCCCACTCCCCTCCATCTCACTCCAGCTCAGACCACTCTCCCCCGCACTCCCCTCGGCCCCAAGCCCAAGACCAAGACCAAGACCAAGACCAAGACCACCACTCCAAAACCCTatcttcctcctccttcttcatcTCCCCTGAACCCCACATCTCATCCCAATTCTACACCTTCAACCCCGAATCCCACTCCCTCATGATCCACTCCCTCCTCCACCACCGCCTCCCCTCCGCCGCTGAGATCGTCGCCGCCACACCTCGCTCTGTCCTCAAATCCTGGCGCACCGTCTGGAAGGACCGAAACGAAGAAACCGCCTACCTCACAGCATGGAAGCGAATCCAAGACAAGCTCCAAACTCATCTCGACCCTAACGGTAACCCTTTTCTGTGCTTCAAGAACAACACCAACCAGTTTGTTTCTCACATTAATCAGTGGCAAGACATAGTTATGTCCTCACATGGCGACACCGATCTCAGGCACTTTAGTTTGAAAGAGACCATTGAGAGGATCAAGCAAATGTGGACCGTTGGAGCTAAATTCTATGGAATTCCCGAGAGTTACATTAGGGTTTGTGTTGCGGCTTGTCCGGTGTGCTCGTCGGGGGAAGGTGGCGGTGGCGGTGGCGGTGGTGGTGGAGCTGGCTCCAGGAGCAAGAGGAGAAGGTTTGAGTATACTGAGAGCTTTGACGTGCCAGCAAAAGAGGTGCCTAGTAGGTTGCAGCAATTGGCGACGAAGCACAAGGTTGTGTTGTGTATTAGGCAGAAGTATATTAGGTATAAGCCGTTTATGGCGGAGGTGAAGGATTATGCGTGCCATAGGGCTGGTGAGCCGGCAGCGAAGAAGTCCAAAGTTTTGAAGAGGGAGCCTTATGCTTCTAAGAGGTGTGGGTGTGGGTTTAGGATTAGGGCAATAGTTCCAATCACGAATTACAATGAGAAGGACAAGAGTTTTGTGTATCAAGAGGAAGGGATGGCGGTTTTTAAGCTCTATGCCGTGCATTCAGGGCACGAGCCGGGGCCTTTGGATGGGAATGCTAGGATTATGCATAGGGTTGTTGGGCATAAAGGAGGGTATTTGATGGATCAGGAGAATGTTTATGGGGTTAGTGAGGACATGGAGAGTGAAGGGTTTGGTTTGATTAGGGGAAATGATGATGGGGATTTGCAGTTTTCGGTGTTGCAGCAGGTGCAGGAGTTGAGGACTGAGGTTGCAATGCTGGAAGGGAAGGTTTCGAAGATACCAGGTGAGTTGCTGGGATCGGTTTCAAGGGAGTTGTTTGATATTGTGAATAAGATTAGGAGTATAGGGGAAATTGAGGGGTTGAAGCCTATTGGGTTGATTTCTGATAAGTCGCACGAGGATGATGTCTTGGTTGGGGATAATGATCTCACAAATTGGAGTAATCACCATGATAGGATCTATGGGGATGGCAAGGATACTGAGCTGATTGAGGATGATGAAGATAGTTTCGGCCGCACTTTGGGGGAAGTTGTTTCTTGGGACCATATGAGAGCAGATTGTAGGAGTCAGAAAGATCTTATAAGCGATAGTTGCAAGCCTGAGAAGTGGTTGAAGTGCAGTGATTTTGATGAGAAAGGCATCCTTGATTGTGAGGATACTAAACTAACCAAGCCCATGAGGCATGACGAATCCATAGTTTCGGATGTAGGCGGCCTTAGCTGTATACAGGTCGATAGTTTCTATCAAGACAATACTAAGTGGTATGATTCTCCTTGTGGCTTGGATACTGGTGCTGATTGTGGAGATAGTGGATTCTGTCATGAAGAGATTTTATAG
- the LOC130961094 gene encoding LOB domain-containing protein 19-like: MDCGGSDENNQQRGGPCGACKFLRRKCVKGCIFAPYFDSEQGTSHFAAVHKVFGASNASKLLMRIPPHKRLDAVLTLSYEALSRVRDPVYGCVAHIFALQQQVVNLQAELTYVQARLATMHRIPIAAAAASPPTLHSSSSLDPLASSNADLQNASNNMCMNFDPSPQPPPHSTPLVSSSFINSSDEPPPPLLLEDGDLQTLAREFVSRYLPGVRFQPSNNSH; encoded by the exons ATGGATTGTGGTGGTAGTGATGAAAATAATCAACAAAGAGGTGGGCCTTGTGGAGCTTGCAAGTTCTTGAGAAGGAAGTGTGTGAAAGGATGCATATTTGCACCATACTTTGACTCAGAGCAAGGAACTTCACACTTTGCTGCGGTGCATAAGGTTTTTGGTGCAAGCAATGCATCTAAGCTTCTCATGAGGATCCCTCCACATAAGAGGCTTGATGCTGTTCTCACTCTTTCTTATGAGGCTCTTTCTAGGGTTAGAGACCCTGTTTATGGTTGTGTTGCTCATATCTTTGCTCTTCAACAACAG GTTGTGAACTTGCAAGCAGAATTAACATATGTTCAGGCCCGTCTTGCTACAATGCATCGCATCCCTATagctgctgctgctgcttcACCACCAACTCttcattcatcatcatcctTAGATCCCTTGGCATCATCAAATGCTGACTTGCAAAATGCCTCTAATAACATGTGCATGAACTTTGATCCTTCTCCTCAGCCACCACCACACTCAACACCATTAGTATCGAGCAGCTTCATCAACTCATCAGAtgaaccaccaccaccactactACTTGAGGATGGGGATCTTCAAACTTTGGCAAGAGAATTTGTCTCTAGGTACTTGCCCGGAGTAAGATTCCAGCCATCTAATAATTCTCACTAA